In one window of Canis lupus baileyi chromosome 12, mCanLup2.hap1, whole genome shotgun sequence DNA:
- the LOC140601925 gene encoding kanadaptin-like: MADSPSPSESLASQERSDDFKKPTLPVPPVVRGKAPATSPSNPEEVKKERPTALPEPDPGEPDVPPVQPDSGDTRSPPTEQPRPPSAAPSAGGPARAPPYREPPWGGPASAPYSLETLKGGTILGTRSLKGTSCCLFGRLSSCDVCLEHPSVSRYHAVLQHRAAGLEGECDGQGPGFYLYDLGSTHGTFLNKTRIPPRTYRRVHVGHVLRFGGSTRLFLLQGPEEDREAESELTVTQLKELRKQQQMMLEKKMLGEDSDEEEVDTTERKRNTSSQDDEMGCTWGMEVPA; the protein is encoded by the exons ATGGCTGATAGTCCCTCTCCGTCCGAGTCGCTGGCTTCGCAAGAGCGCAGTGATGACTtcaagaaaccaaccctgccggTGCCCCCGGTCGTGCGGGGCAAAGCTCCGGCCACCAGTCCTTCGAACCCTGAGGAGGTAAAGAAGGAAAGGCCCACGGCGCTGCCAGAGCCCGACCCCGGGGAGCCCGACGTCCCGCCAGTCCAGCCCGACAGCGGGGACACCAGGAGTCCACCGACGGAGCAGCCGCGGCCCCCCTCAGCGGCTCCTTCAGCTGGCGGCCCGGCCCGGGCTCCCCCTTACCGGGAGCCGCCGTGGGGCGGCCCCGCCTCGGCCCCCTACAGCCTAGAGACGCTCAAGGGCGGCACCATCCTTGGCACCCGCAGCTTGAAAGGGACGAGTTGCTGCCTCTTCGGGAGGCTGTCTAGCTGCGACGTGTGCCTGGAGCACCCTTCGGTGTCCCGGTACCACGCCGTGCTGCAGCACAGGGCGGCCGGCCTCGAAGGAGAATGCGACGGCCAAGGGCCGGGCTTCTACCTTTACGATCTGGGAAGCACCCACGGCACTTTTCTTAACAAAACCCGCATCCCACCCCGCACCTATCGTCGCGTCCACGTCGGGCACGTTCTTCGCTTTGGAGGCAGCACCCGGCTCTTTCTTCTTCAG GGACCAGAGGAAGACCGAGAGGCAGAATCCGAGCTGACCGTAACGCAACTGAAGGAATTGCGCAAGCAGCAGCAAATGATGTTGGAGAAGAAGATGTTGGGAGAAGACTCGGATGAGGAAGAAGTGGACACCACcgaaaggaagagaaatactaGTAGTCAAGATGATGAAATGGGCTGTACCTGGGGAATGG